The proteins below are encoded in one region of Papaver somniferum cultivar HN1 unplaced genomic scaffold, ASM357369v1 unplaced-scaffold_31, whole genome shotgun sequence:
- the LOC113341730 gene encoding shikimate O-hydroxycinnamoyltransferase-like → MRVRVRESSVVKPAEETPKVSLWTSNIDQLFLMHVQSVYFYKRPLTDGLSSCSDDDFFNSTLLKDGLSKALVTYYPIAGRLKRNESDKGRAETDCNGEGVIFIEAETDSFIKDLGEFTPNEQLMPLIPNLDNYDDISSYPPLLVQVTHFKCGGVCLSITISHTGVDGVTGMNFINTWSDLCRGVEDIKHIPFFDRTLLRARDPPIVSFPHIEHKPPTMNIHSSSPLSNPKIAIAKFNISTMQANQLKSKCNKDEFRFSTYEVLAGHIWRCSCKARELKDDQETMISIPLDCRSRLSPRLPDGYFGNAIFDLTPRATAGNIISKPLSYAVNIIHEMITTSGNNEYFRSALDFLELHPNISTLIKGPQTFKSCNIGNISWVRLPIYGVDFGWGQPDYMGPGIIGFAGLSFVTPKPPGSDAGFSLILSLESEYHMNLFKEYFYDI, encoded by the exons ATGAGAGTTAGAGTGAGAGAGTCATCTGTAGTGAAACCGGCAGAAGAAACACCAAAAGTATCTCTGTGGACGTCAAATATTGACCAGCTATTCCTAATGCACGTACAATCTGTGTACTTTTACAAGCGTCCGTTAACAGACGGTTTATCTTCTTGTTCTGACGATGATTTCTTCAATTCTACTTTACTGAAGGATGGTTTAAGCAAAGCTCTCGTTACTTACTACCCGATTGCTGGAAGATTGAAGAGAAACGAGTCAGATAAAGGTAGAGCTGAAACCGATTGCAACGGTGAAGGTGTAATTTTTATAGAGGCCGAAACTGATTCCTTTATTAAGGATCTCGGTGAATTCACTCCTAATGAACAGCTTATGCCTCTCATCCCTAATCTTGATAATTACGATGATATTTCTTCATATCCACCCTTGTTGGTTCAG GTAACCCATTTCAAGTGCGGTGGTGTTTGTCTAAGTATAACAATAAGCCATACAGGAGTAGATGGAGTCACCGGAATGAACTTCATCAATACGTGGTCAGATCTATGTCGAGGAGTAGAAGACATTAAACATATTCCGTTCTTTGATCGGACCTTATTAAGAGCGCGTGATCCACCAATAGTATCTTTCCCACATATTGAACACAAACCACCTACCATGAACATACATTCTTCATCACCGTTATCAAACCCCAAGATTGCAATTGCCAAGTTCAATATCTCAACCATGCAGGCGAATCAACTCAAATCCAAATGCAATAAGGACGAGTTTCGGTTCAGTACATATGAAGTCCTCGCAGGACACATATGGCGTTGCTCATGTAAAGCACGCGAACTTAAAGACGATCAAGAGACCATGATATCAATCCCCTTAGATTGTCGTTCACGTTTGAGTCCTCGTCTTCCGGATGGTTATTTCGGGAACGCCATATTCGATTTAACACCAAGAGCAACTGCAGGTAATATCATCTCAAAACCATTAAGTTACGCTGTGAATATTATACACGAGATGATAACCACATCAGGAAACAATGAGTATTTTAGGTCAGCTCTTGATTTTCTGGAATTACACCCAAATATCAGTACCCTTATCAAAGGTCCTCAGACATTTAAGAGCTGCAATATCGGGAATATAAGTTGGGTTAGACTGCCGATATATGGAGTTGATTTCGGATGGGGACAACCAGATTATATGGGTCCTGGTATAATAGGATTTGCTGGTCTTTCTTTTGTGACTCCAAAACCACCAGGAAGTGACGCTGGCTTTTCGTTAATTCTCTCTTTGGAATCTGAGTATCATATGAATCTCTTTAAAGAGTATTTTTATGATATTTGA